From the Populus nigra chromosome 13, ddPopNigr1.1, whole genome shotgun sequence genome, the window GGTTAATGTGAAATTAGTATAGATTGAACaaggtttaaattttatttcaaattcataATTGATCACGTAGAAGCTCATGTAAATATTAAGATTATTAACATTATATTTTAAGAGGTATAACTCAAttggttagattttaaatttattatctaGACGTTATcagtttaaattttacaaacttcAGGGCCAgacttatatgatcattaatttcagaACTCATAAGATTAATTGAAGTACGCGTAAGATAGTCCGAacactcatattaattaaaaataaaaaataataattttgtggaacgccattttatatatatatatatatatatatatatatatatatatatattctcaaacaatattgttaaaataactaaaatttcatAATTGAACATCaaaaatgtgaaaataaaaCAGACACGGTTTTTATTGATAAACCAAActacaagaaaacaataaagaacaaaacaatacAGAGCGACCCTTGTTCTAACTTCAATCCTCACTAACATCAAGAAACCAACTTAAACAACCCTAAGAAAGCCACCCAATATGAAGCTAACCCCTATGCTAGCACCCAAAACCAACCCAACTGACAATGAACCAGCAGTAAAACCCGACGAACCCGATTTACTATTAGTCGATGGAGCCTGCGCAGGACCAGCGGAATCCGAAGGACTCCGGGCATCCGGAGACACAGCCGGTGGAGAACTAGTAGGTTGAGGTGAAGAAGCTGGTGTTATGGGAGAATAAGGAGTGAGAGGGAGGGGTTTTGGTCTCACAGCCATGACAACGATTATCAGTTTCTTACCCTTATTGCAATCATCAGCATTGCCACTAATAAAACAGAAAGGACCAGAACGATCAAAGATGAAACTTGAGTCACCATCTGTTAAGGATTTTATAGGGTTCTTGGTGTTGCATGAGTAGTAATCATCTTTGCTTACTATCAAGACTGAATCCGTTCCTTTCTTGTACTTGAAAACTGcaccataaataaaagaattaattattttctttaattcgaAATAATCTTAACATATAATTAGTGAACAATTCGAAGGAATTGAGCTTACAGAGAGTATCATTGACTTGAAACCTGTTTCTTTCAGCCCAATGACTGTATCTCTCAGAAGGGTTTGTAGCCCAACCATCTCTACCACCAACATAGAATTTATAACCCCGAGAAACCCCAAGAAGAAATCCCAAGACCAGCATCACAAACAAAGAACCAGAAAATCTCTTCGACCCCATTTTCgaacaagagaaaaatataCTAGAAACCCCACAGCAAGTGCTCAAGCAGCAACCCAAGTTTTGCTAGAGAAAGAATGAGAAAGAATTGATGGGGATTGAGGGTGTGATTGGTGTGAATTATATAGGGAGATTGTGATGATTTTACCGTTGTAAAGCATGAGATCGTTGGTGTCAATGCTTGGCTGGTTTTTGAGTCTACgtgttaattaataaatattgcaTGCGTttcagagaaaaagaagaaactgttattttcttaatttcatagCTAGAGAGTGATTACACGTCTCAGCATGCAAGGGACTTAACGGTTATGAGGTTTAGAGGTATTTTACTGTagattgttttttgcttttcttaaattttctttttccttttctttttctttttctttatctttttcttttgcttttgctttttacAGAAGAAGAGAACAAGTTTGTGAATTGTAACGTTGTATAATTTTCTGAGCAAAACGGGTTTAGAAGAAGACAGAATTAGTTTTGTTGGGAATGCATGCATGTGATGATTTaagaagaacaaattataataaatcaattgattttttttattttctttattaaacttTGAAAAGTTTCAAGGTGTTTTCTTCAATATCTTCTTGAAAAGCATTGAAATTCATTGAATTGGAAGTTTGAAATATTCGATACattatctaaataattttttttatcttgcaaAAAgggatttctttatttattcatCAACTAAAAGCTAGGAGTTACATCTGTTACGTACGATGCAAGGAGTATTGATTTTAGTTAATTAtggatttctaattaattattatttttcatatactAGCTAGTTAGGATACCAATAAAGTATTGGTTTAACGGTTAAAGTACTGTTATATCCCTATAAAAGTGAGAACACAAATTCAATCTCCAATAAGCATACTTATTGGGAGGGGCAGCCATGAATTCTGAACAAAATTAGTCTCATTCTTTAAAAGGATGTGAGAATACCAgagtaaaaacatatatatatatatatatacacacacacacatactagctagctaggctcttctaatgattaaaaaaaacatgaaaaattaatgattatttttcttcaattttcataTAGCAATTAATTGGTAGGAAAGAGAAATTAAGGCTTCCAATAATTAAAATCCCCCTctttattattgaattgaatgTGTC encodes:
- the LOC133671085 gene encoding early nodulin-like protein 4, whose amino-acid sequence is MGSKRFSGSLFVMLVLGFLLGVSRGYKFYVGGRDGWATNPSERYSHWAERNRFQVNDTLFFKYKKGTDSVLIVSKDDYYSCNTKNPIKSLTDGDSSFIFDRSGPFCFISGNADDCNKGKKLIIVVMAVRPKPLPLTPYSPITPASSPQPTSSPPAVSPDARSPSDSAGPAQAPSTNSKSGSSGFTAGSLSVGLVLGASIGVSFILGGFLRVV